In Mesorhizobium sp. J428, the genomic window TGTCATTGGCGCCGAGGAAGAGGATCACGAGGTCGACCGGCGAATGTGTGGTGAGGATCGTCGGCAGCAGCCGTGCGCCGTTGCGGTCTGCAGCGCCAAGGTGGTCGTCAAAGGCCGTGGTGCGGCCGTTCAGCCCCTCGGCGATAACCGTGACCTGCGCCCCGAGCCCTGCCTGCAGTACACTCGGCCACCGGTTCTCGAAGGCATGGCGGCCGGGGCCGTCGGGATCGTATCCCCAGGTGAGCGAGTCGCCATAGCAGAGGACGGTTTTCATGCGGACGCTCCCGGGCCTCTGCCGAACAGCATTTGCGACTGCACCGGCCGCGACCGCAAGCGGAAGATCAGCCATTGGACGAGCACAACCGCCACGATGCTGCCGAAGACACCGATGTAGAGCTGGACACCGCGCCAGGCCGCAGCAAGCGAGCCGCTAACGAAGATCTCGAACACCGACAGTGCCGCAAACAACAAAGCCAGCAGCCCGATCGTGGCGAAGCAGACGCGGTTGATCGCCAGTGCAGGCACTGGCCGGGTGGAGGCGACCAGGAAAACGACCGCCACGACCAGTCCCGCCAGCGGGATCGCCATGAAGGCGAGGATAAAACTCTCGTCGCCCCTCGCCCAGTCTGCGATCAGGGTCGCGGCCGCCGATCCACCCAGCCAGGACAGGATCAATGCAAGGACGACGGTGACGACCAAGCGCATCGCCTAGACCAGCATCGCCATCGGATTCTCGATGTATCGCTTGAAGGCGACCGCGAATTCGGCACCGAGCGCGCCGTCGATGACGCGGTGGTCGAAGGCGAAGGTGGCGGTCATCACGGTCGCGATGGCGACCTGCTTGTCCTTCACCACCGGCTTCTCGATGCCGGCGCCGATCGAGACGATCGAAGCATGCGGCGGGTTGATGATCGAGGTGAAGTTCGACACGCCGAACATGCCGAGGTTCGACACCGCGGTGGAGCCGCCCTGGTATTCTTCAGGCTTCAGCTTCTTGTCGCGGGCGCGCTTGGCGAGATCCTTCATCTCGTTGGAGATGACGGACAGCGTCTTCTGATCGGCCTTGCGCACGATCGGGGTGATCAGCCCGTCGGGGATGGCGACCGCCACACCGACATCAGCGCTCTTGTGCAGCACGCGGGCGGAACTGGTCCAGCTCGCATTTGCCATCGGCACGTCGCGCAGTGCGAGCGCCATCGCCTTGATGATGAAGTCGTTGACCGACAGCTTGAAGGCGGGAACGTCGCCCTTTTCGGTCTTGGTTGTCGGCGCGGACTTGTTGATTTCCTCGCGCAGCTTGAGCAGCGCGTCGAGCGTGCAGTCCATCGACAGGAAATAGGCCGGGATCGTCTGGTGTGATTCCGTGAGCCGGCTCGCGATCGTCTTGCGCATATTGTCATGCGGCTTGAGTTCATACGAGCCTTCGGCGAAGAACTTGAGCACCGCATCGTCGGACAGGGGTTTCGCAGCGGGAGCAGCCGCAGCCGGGGCACCGGCCTGTGCGGCGGCAGCAGGGGTTGCCATCTTCGCGCCGCCACCGGCGACAGCTGCCTCGACATCCGCCTTGACGACGCGCCCATGTGGGCCGGAGCCTTGGATCGCCGAAACATCCACGCCGGCGTCCTTCGCGATGCGCCGGGCGAGCGGCGAGGCGAACGTGCGCTCACCGGACGAAGCGGCCGGCGCAGGAGCGCTCTCCGACTTCGCCGTAGGGGCTTCCGCCTTGGAGGCTTCGGTCTTCGGAGCCTCGGTTCTGGACGGCTCCGACTTCGCAGCCTCGGTTGTCGTCTTGGCCTCTTCCTTCTTCGCCTCGGCCTTGGCCGGCGCGGCATCGCCGCCCTTCGCCGCGGCAGAGGCGTCTTCCCCCTCGCCTGCGAGGATCGCGATCACCGCGTTGACCTTCACGCCCTCGGTGCCAGCCGGCACGACGAGTTTCGCGATCGTGCCCTCTTCGACTGCTTCCACTTCCATCGTCGCCTTGTCGGTCTCGATCTCCGCGATCACGTCGCCCGGCGAAACCTTGTCGCCTTCCTTGACCAGCCACTTGGCGAGATTGCCCTCCTCCATCGTGGGCGAGAGGGCCGGCATGGTGATGTTGATGGGCATGACGCGCTCCTCAGCTCTTGTAGGTGACCGCCTTCACCGCCTCGATCACCTCGCCGACATTCGGCAAAGCGAGCTTTTCGAGGTTGGCGGCGTAAGGCATCGGCACGTCCTTGCCGGCGACGGTGATGACGGGCGCGTCGAGATAGTCGAAGGCGCGCTGCGACACCTGGTTGGCGATGAAGTCGCCGACCGAAGACTGCGGGAAGCCCTCTTCCACCACAACGAGCCGGTTGGTCTTCTTCACCGACGCGATCACCGTGTCGAGGTCCATCGGGCGGATGGTGCGCAGATCGATGATCTCGGCGTCGATGCCGAGCTTGGCGAGTTCCGGCTCGGCCTTGACCAGATAGGTCATGCCGATGCCGAAGGAGACCAGCGTCACGTCCTTGCCCGGCTTGTGGATGCGCGCCTTGCCGATCGGCAGCACGAAATCGTCGAGCTTCGGCACGTCGAAGGTCTGGCCGTAGAGAATCTCGTTTTCGAGGAAGATCACCGGGTTCGGGTCTCG contains:
- a CDS encoding pyruvate dehydrogenase complex dihydrolipoamide acetyltransferase; its protein translation is MPINITMPALSPTMEEGNLAKWLVKEGDKVSPGDVIAEIETDKATMEVEAVEEGTIAKLVVPAGTEGVKVNAVIAILAGEGEDASAAAKGGDAAPAKAEAKKEEAKTTTEAAKSEPSRTEAPKTEASKAEAPTAKSESAPAPAASSGERTFASPLARRIAKDAGVDVSAIQGSGPHGRVVKADVEAAVAGGGAKMATPAAAAQAGAPAAAAPAAKPLSDDAVLKFFAEGSYELKPHDNMRKTIASRLTESHQTIPAYFLSMDCTLDALLKLREEINKSAPTTKTEKGDVPAFKLSVNDFIIKAMALALRDVPMANASWTSSARVLHKSADVGVAVAIPDGLITPIVRKADQKTLSVISNEMKDLAKRARDKKLKPEEYQGGSTAVSNLGMFGVSNFTSIINPPHASIVSIGAGIEKPVVKDKQVAIATVMTATFAFDHRVIDGALGAEFAVAFKRYIENPMAMLV